The proteins below come from a single Cylindrospermopsis raciborskii Cr2010 genomic window:
- a CDS encoding Uma2 family endonuclease has product MVSSGGSNKIKLAPDTMVVFGRPKDSGSYLQWEEDNIPPQVVFEILSPGNNNTEMDRKKLFYLEHGVEEYYVYDPDRISLEVSIRENNSFKEIENFTTWTSPRLKIRFDMTQDELVIYYPDGSKFLSPVELSNYAEQETQRAEREKLLKEQETQRAERERLLKEQETQRAERERLLKEQETQRAERERLLKEQETQRAERERLLKEQEQIKYQTLLSQLKAKGIDITALE; this is encoded by the coding sequence TTGGTATCCAGTGGAGGTAGTAACAAAATTAAACTAGCCCCTGACACCATGGTAGTGTTTGGGAGACCCAAAGACTCGGGGTCTTATCTACAGTGGGAGGAGGATAATATTCCACCCCAGGTGGTGTTTGAAATTTTATCTCCTGGTAATAATAATACTGAGATGGACAGAAAAAAGCTCTTTTATCTGGAACATGGAGTGGAGGAGTATTATGTATATGATCCAGATAGGATTAGTCTAGAAGTATCCATTAGGGAAAATAACTCATTTAAGGAAATTGAGAATTTTACCACTTGGACCAGTCCAAGATTGAAAATAAGATTTGACATGACCCAAGATGAATTAGTCATCTATTATCCAGATGGGAGTAAGTTTCTTAGTCCTGTAGAATTGAGTAATTATGCAGAACAAGAAACTCAACGTGCAGAACGTGAAAAATTGCTTAAAGAGCAAGAAACTCAACGTGCAGAACGTGAAAGACTTCTCAAAGAGCAAGAAACCCAACGTGCAGAACGTGAAAGACTTCTCAAAGAACAAGAAACTCAACGTGCAGAGCGTGAAAGACTTCTCAAAGAGCAGGAAACTCAACGTGCAGAACGCGAAAGACTTCTCAAAGAGCAGGAACAAATAAAGTATCAAACCTTGCTATCACAATTAAAAGCTAAGGGTATTGATATTACTGCACTCGAATAA